The Lysinibacillus irui sequence ACCCATAATTGTCCAAACTAAAGATCTTCCCCCGGAACCTTAAATTCACCTTAATTTTATCTTATGATTTACTGAATTCACCTTAATTCAGCAACATTTTTCTCCACATTCCGTCAAATCAGTGTTAAAAACATAAGGTAAGGATTTTTAACTAATAAATTACTATTTTTTGAAAGTTTAATCCTATACTTTTTTTCATTGGAGGTGGACAAATGCAATCCATCAAAAATAACGAACATCTGCGCTTTATTGGCATGACGCTATTTTATTTGATCGTTTTGGTACTGCTGTTTCTTATACATGGCTTCCATGATATGAACGCTGGACCATTTATATATACGGAATTTTAATAAAAGGAGTTTTAATCATGTTAAGTATTTTAGCAGCTATTGAACGTGTGGCCATCCAGCAGCCACAAAAAACTGCTTATCAAACGCACAATGCCTCCTTAACATATGGTGAGCTTTGGCACTTATCGGATTGTATGGCCGATTATATCTCGAAGCTTCATTTACAGAGGCAGCAGCCGATTGTCGTTTATGGACATATGTCCCCGCTACAAATTGTTGCCTTTCTAGGTGCTGTCAAGGCTGGACACCCTTACGTACCCGTTGATTCGTCAACCCCTTCTGAAAGAATACAACTTATTTTAGAAGCCTCTGGAGCAGGATTACTATGCACAACAGAGCCATTACACATGCTGACGAACATTCCCGTTGCAGCGGTGAGTGATATCTTAGAGAACTCCTCCTCTGAAGTATCTCTACCCTCCACAGCATGGGTGAAGAACGAGGAAATCTATTATATTATTTACACTTCTGGATCAACTGGTCAGCCAAAGGGCGTTCAAATAACCGCTACTAATTTAGCACATTTCGTTTCTTGGATGCAGGAACACTTCCCTTTACAGCAAGACGGAGTATTTTTAAATCAGGCGCCTTTTTCCTTTGACTTATCTGTCATGGACCTTTATCCAGCACTTGTTGGAGGACATACGCTATATGCCATTACACAACAAGAAATTGCGAACCCGAGAGCGTTATTTGATTCATTAGCTTCGTCCAATACTCGTGTTTGGACGTCGACACCATCCTTTGTCAAAATGTGCTTAATGAACAAAGAGTGGAATCAACAGCTCATGCCAGCATTAGATACATTTTTATTCTGTGGCGAGGTACTGCCCATCGCAGTTAGTAAGGAGTTAATGGAGCGTTTTCCACAGGCAACTATTTATAATTTATATGGTCCAACGGAAACGACTGTTGCGGTTTCCTATGTAAAGGTAACGGAAGAATTGATAGCTCGCTTTGAGCAATTGCCTATTGCTCCACTAACGGAGACAAACATTTCTTTATTAGAGGATGGAGAAATTGCTATTTCAGGTCCAACAGTTAGTGCAGGGTATTTGGGGGCACCGGAATTAACAGCAAAAGCCTTTCCGACAGTAGCTGGCAATCGCATCTATCGTACTGGAGATGTTGGCTATGAGCGAGATGGATATGTATTCTTTTCTGGTCGCAAGGATTTCCAAGTGAAGCTACATGGCTATCGTTTAGAAATCGAGGAAATCGAAAAGCAGATAAGTAACCTTCCACCGGTTTCAAGCTGCGTGGTTGTACCTGTTTATAAAGAGAAGGAAATTACTGCTCTAAATGCCCATCTTGTTTTGCGTGAGCCATTAAAGGACTCTGCCTTCAAAATGACAAAACAGTTGAAAGCACTTTTATCGGAGTACTTACCTGCCTATATGATTCCGAAAACGTTTAAATATATGGACGCTTTACCGCTTAACGCAAATGGTAAGGTGGATCGTAAAGGATTGGCGGTTATGGAAACAGTATGACGCCTTATGGAAATATAGCATTCTTTCTGATTATCGGACTATTATTACTACCAACCATCATACTCGGCTTACGTGGCAAATCATCGAAACACTATAATCTATTTGTCTCGTTGATTGTCTTAGCCCTTATTTTTGGTAGCTCATTGAACGGTAGCATTTCGCTCGTATTGTTTACAGTTTTTCAAGTAGTCCTTATTGTTGGCTACCAACGCTATCGACTCCAGCAAAATAGTGGTATGGTCTTTGTTATCGCTGTGGTATTGTCGATTTTACCACTTGTACTTGTGAAGGTACTGCCTATTCTAGGGTTACACCATTTATTTGGCTTCCTTGGTGTGTCTTACATTACCTTCAAAGCTGTACAAATGATTTTAGAAACCCGAGATGGCTTAATGAAAGAGAACATTTCTGTTGTAGAGCTTGCCTATTTTTTACTGTTCTTTCCTACAGTATCTTCAGGTCCTATTGATCGTTGGCGACGCTTTACAAAGGATTATCATTCGGTACCATCCGCGGAAGACTATCAAAAGCTGTTATTAAGTGGGATTAACTATATCTTTGTAGGCTTTTTATATAAATTTATTTTGGCCTACTTAATTTACAACTACACCCTTATCTACCTGCCAAATCATACGTATAACTATTTAACGCCCTTCCAGGGACAATTAGCGTATATGTATATGTATAGCTTTTATTTATTCTTTGATTTTGCTGGCTATAGTGCATTTGCTGTTGGTGTTAGCCGAATAATGGGGATTCAAACACCCATTAACTTTAACCGACCATTCGCCAGCCGCAATATTAAAGACTTTTGGAATCGTTGGCATATGAGTCTTTCCTTCTGGTTTAGAGATTATGTCTATATGCGATTCGTGCTTTGGATGACGAAGAAAAAATGGCTGAAAAATAAATTCGCCATTTCCTATATTGGTTTCTTTTTACTATTCCTTTTAATGGGCATTTGGCATGGCCTAGAATGGCACTTTGTAGTCTACGGACTCTATCATGCCCTATTAATAGTAAGCTTTGATAAGTTTGAACGCTGGAATAAAAAGCATAAGCGTTGGCCTAAAAATAAGTGGACACATGCCATTGGCGTATTCATCACTTTTAATGCCGTGTGCTTTGGCTTCTATATTTTTTCTGGCAAATTATTTTAACCAAGGGCTAAAAAAGCCTGTTCAATAAAGGAGAATTATTAATGGATCAACAACAAGTTTTAGAAATGCTAGTCGAGTTATGTGAAGATGAAATTATTGTAGAGAACCCAGATATTGATTTATTCGAAGAAGGGCTACTAGACTCTTTCGGAACGATTAATCTATTAGTAGAAATTGAAAATCGATTTAATATTTCTGTGCCAATTACTGATTTTAATCGTGAAGAATGGAACACGCCTAATCGCATTGCAGGGAAATTAGCTGAAAGACAATGATCAAGAAAGGCTTTTTATCTTTATGTATTGCCTTCGCTCTATTTACTGGCTTTATCTTCTTTCCCAATGCGTGGATCAAGGCATGGATATCGGATGAGGATGTAGAGCAGGCTAAAACAAATATGTCTCCGCTTGTATTCCAAGGTACGTATTTACAGGAGCGCATGCTGCAGGAGCCTAATTCCATGCCTTTATATGGCTCCTCAGAATTAAATCGTTTTGATCCCTTCCATCCATATAATTATGCACGAGCAACAGAGGCGCCTTATTCGACCTTTATGGTTGGTCGTGGGGGCATGCAGTCCATTACTCATTTTTTAAATTTTGCTGCACAAGAGAAAAATTTAAAGGATAAAAAAGTAGTCTTTATTATCTCTCCACAATGGTTTACAGCAAAAGGTATGGGGGAATTTCATTTTTCACCGAATTACTCTATGCTGCAAGCCTATGATTTAGCTTTTAATGATGAAATGGATGCTAATCTTCGCAAACGTGCCATGGAGCGCCTATTAGAATTTGATACTGTTAAGCGTGATCGTCTTTTAAAGACTATGTATCAATATCAAATGTCAAACGGTAAGAAAAATCCGATTACTGGTCGTATGGCCATGATAGCAGGGCGTTTTCATAAGGAATTGCTAGAAAAGAAGGATTTATATTATTCGCTATTCCCACGAAAAGGTCATAAATTAAAAAGTAATGATACCCTTATTGCCAACCAAACCTTTGACCAACAAGTGCAGGCTGCTGAAGCATATGGCAAAAAACGTGTATCAAATGATTATATGATTGAGAATCGTGCCTATCAGCGACTTGTGAATGCTAATTTCTCCAAGTTTAAAGGAATGCGCAAGCAAGAGGATTATACGAAATCTCCAGAGTATGAGGATTTTCAGCTTGTGATCGATGTTTTAAAGGATGCTGGTGCTAAGCCATTATTCGTGTCCATTCCGGTCAATGGCTATTGGTATGATTATAATGGCTATCCGGAGGAACGTCGTCACCAGTA is a genomic window containing:
- the dltD gene encoding D-alanyl-lipoteichoic acid biosynthesis protein DltD produces the protein MIKKGFLSLCIAFALFTGFIFFPNAWIKAWISDEDVEQAKTNMSPLVFQGTYLQERMLQEPNSMPLYGSSELNRFDPFHPYNYARATEAPYSTFMVGRGGMQSITHFLNFAAQEKNLKDKKVVFIISPQWFTAKGMGEFHFSPNYSMLQAYDLAFNDEMDANLRKRAMERLLEFDTVKRDRLLKTMYQYQMSNGKKNPITGRMAMIAGRFHKELLEKKDLYYSLFPRKGHKLKSNDTLIANQTFDQQVQAAEAYGKKRVSNDYMIENRAYQRLVNANFSKFKGMRKQEDYTKSPEYEDFQLVIDVLKDAGAKPLFVSIPVNGYWYDYNGYPEERRHQYYDKMAQVLKDADVSYVDFTDHEYDPYFIMDTIHIAWKGWVYLDREMDHHWAQSK
- the dltA gene encoding D-alanine--poly(phosphoribitol) ligase subunit DltA — translated: MLSILAAIERVAIQQPQKTAYQTHNASLTYGELWHLSDCMADYISKLHLQRQQPIVVYGHMSPLQIVAFLGAVKAGHPYVPVDSSTPSERIQLILEASGAGLLCTTEPLHMLTNIPVAAVSDILENSSSEVSLPSTAWVKNEEIYYIIYTSGSTGQPKGVQITATNLAHFVSWMQEHFPLQQDGVFLNQAPFSFDLSVMDLYPALVGGHTLYAITQQEIANPRALFDSLASSNTRVWTSTPSFVKMCLMNKEWNQQLMPALDTFLFCGEVLPIAVSKELMERFPQATIYNLYGPTETTVAVSYVKVTEELIARFEQLPIAPLTETNISLLEDGEIAISGPTVSAGYLGAPELTAKAFPTVAGNRIYRTGDVGYERDGYVFFSGRKDFQVKLHGYRLEIEEIEKQISNLPPVSSCVVVPVYKEKEITALNAHLVLREPLKDSAFKMTKQLKALLSEYLPAYMIPKTFKYMDALPLNANGKVDRKGLAVMETV
- the dltC gene encoding D-alanine--poly(phosphoribitol) ligase subunit 2, whose translation is MDQQQVLEMLVELCEDEIIVENPDIDLFEEGLLDSFGTINLLVEIENRFNISVPITDFNREEWNTPNRIAGKLAERQ
- a CDS encoding teichoic acid D-Ala incorporation-associated protein DltX, translating into MQSIKNNEHLRFIGMTLFYLIVLVLLFLIHGFHDMNAGPFIYTEF
- the dltB gene encoding D-alanyl-lipoteichoic acid biosynthesis protein DltB; protein product: MTPYGNIAFFLIIGLLLLPTIILGLRGKSSKHYNLFVSLIVLALIFGSSLNGSISLVLFTVFQVVLIVGYQRYRLQQNSGMVFVIAVVLSILPLVLVKVLPILGLHHLFGFLGVSYITFKAVQMILETRDGLMKENISVVELAYFLLFFPTVSSGPIDRWRRFTKDYHSVPSAEDYQKLLLSGINYIFVGFLYKFILAYLIYNYTLIYLPNHTYNYLTPFQGQLAYMYMYSFYLFFDFAGYSAFAVGVSRIMGIQTPINFNRPFASRNIKDFWNRWHMSLSFWFRDYVYMRFVLWMTKKKWLKNKFAISYIGFFLLFLLMGIWHGLEWHFVVYGLYHALLIVSFDKFERWNKKHKRWPKNKWTHAIGVFITFNAVCFGFYIFSGKLF